The Doryrhamphus excisus isolate RoL2022-K1 chromosome 1, RoL_Dexc_1.0, whole genome shotgun sequence genome includes a window with the following:
- the LOC131139132 gene encoding protein bicaudal D homolog 2-like: MEDQEYPEGVLVTEAGPQWLRAEVERLSRELRETTQEKIQAAEYGLAVLEEKQQLKQRFDELETEYETVRQELDQLKEALGQAHSTHRKVAADGESREESLILESASKEAQYQQKIVELQNELRQAKTSIASTQAENERLSHVALEIRESCDVLELQRSQLRDDIREYKVRETRLLQDYSELEEENISLQKHVSVLRQNQVEFEGLKHEIRRLEEDSQCQHSQMEEAMRLREIAERQLTEALETIKTEREQKATLRKELSHYVTIGGSVYNGSFNISFDNLKLHDDASVLSDLDNDDLIRGFENGLAKTGDADKDSSAEQRGDGFKPAPSLVDDLLSELNISEIQKLKQQLAQVEREKVALINTLQENQKQLEQAYGTVSEQKETVNRLTENLSAIRKLQASKERQSALDGEKDRDSHEDGDYYELDINGPEILQCKYTVAVSEAGELRQELKTLRAQYENCRSQYQEERARLESDLQEVRSRLASLEKISQTDKAEVARLEKELRLVSAAAGESLGSLNVAQDELIAFSEELANLYNHVCMCNNETPNRVMLDYYKEGKAMVRRGQEAKDRHSSVLLTDGLLPDTDPGRSDSAAPEPRPEPMNIYNLVAIIRDQIRHLQQAVDRTTELSRQRLASLELSTVADKDKEACMEEILKLKSLLSTKREQIATLRAVLKANKQTAEVALANLKSKYDSEKAMVTETMMKLRNELKALKEDAATFSSLRAMFASRCDEYVTQLDDMQRQLAAAEDEKKTLNSLLRMAIQQKLALTQRLEDLEFDHEQARRNTATLAGGKGKTKGKGASSGHH, encoded by the exons GCTCTGGGACAAGCCCACTCCACCCACAGGAAGGTGGCAGCCGACGGAGAGAGCAGGGAGGAGTCGCTGATCCTGGAGTCGGCCAGCAAGGAGGCTCAGTACCAGCAGAAGATCGTGGAGCTGCAGAATGAGCTTCGGCAGGCCAAAACCTCCATCGCTAGCACGCAGGCCGAGAATGAGCGCCTTTCACACGTGGCCCTGGAAATCAGAGAG AGCTGCGATGTGTTGGAGTTGCAGCGCAGTCAGCTGCGAGACGACATCAGGGAATACAAGGTGCGGGAGACGCGGCTGCTGCAGGACTACAgcgagctggaggaggagaacatCTCTCTGCAGAAACACGTGTCTGTGCTGAGACAGAACCAG GTGGAGTTTGAAGGTCTCAAGCATGAGATCCGCCGTCTCGAGGAGGACTCGCAGTGCCAACACAGCCAGATGGAGGAGGCCATGAGGTTGAGGGAGATCGCCGAGCGTCAGCTGACCGAGGCCTTAGAGACCATCAAAACGGAGCGCGAGCAGAAGGCCACCCTGCGCAAGGAGCTCTCACACTACGTGACCATCGGGGGCTCCGTGTACAACGGCTCCTTCAATATCTCCTTCGATAACCTTAAACTCCACGACGATGCTTCCGTCCTCTCCGATCTGGACAACGACGACCTGATCCGCGGATTTGAAAACGGTTTAGCTAAGACCGGTGACGCCGACAAAGACTCGTCGGCGGAGCAGAGAGGAGATGGTTTCAAGCCTGCTCCCAGCCTGGTGGACGACCTGCTCAGCGAGCTCAACATCTCAGAGATTCAGAAACTTAAACAACAGCTTGCACAG GTGGAGAGGGAGAAAGTGGCCCTCATCAACACCTTGCAGGAGAACCAGAAGCAGCTGGAACAGGCCTACGGCACCGTGTCCGAACAGAAGGAAACGGTCAACAGACTCACCGAGAACCTCAGCGCCATCAGGAAGCTCCAAGCCAGCAAGGAGCGCCAGTCAGCGCTGGACGGCGAGAAAGATCGAGACAGCCACGAAGACGGGGACTACTACGAGCTGGACATCAACGGGCCGGAGATCCTGCAGTGTAAATACACCGTGGCCGTGTCTGAAGCGGGCGAGCTGAGGCAGGAGCTGAAGACGCTGAGGGCGCAGTATGAGAATTGTCGAAGCCAGTACCAGGAGGAACGGGCGCGGCTGGAGAGCGACCTTCAGGAGGTGAGATCCAGATTGGCTTCCCTGGAGAAGATTAGCCAGACGGATAAAGCGGAGGTAGCGCGTCTGGAGAAGGAGCTCCGTCTGGTCAGCGCTGCTGCGGGAGAATCACTCGGCAGCCTCAACGTGGCCCAAGATGAGCTCATAGCTTTCAGCGAGGAGCTCGCCAATCTCTACAACCACGTCTGCATGTGCAACAACGAGACCCCCAACCGTGTCATGTTGGACTACTACAAAGAGGGCAAGGCCATGGTGAGGCGAGGACAAGAAGCCAAGGACCGCCACTCCTCCGTACTCCTCACTGACGGACTCCTCCCTGACACCGACCCCGGAAGATCAGACTCGGCCGCCCCGGAGCCGCGCCCGGAGCCCATGAACATCTACAATCTTGTAGCCATCATCCGAGACCAGATCCGCCATCTGCAGCAGGCGGTGGACCGTACCACCGAGCTGTCCCGCCAGAGGCTGGCCAGTCTGGAACTGAGCACGGTGGCGGATAAGGACAAGGAGGCTTGCATGGAGGAGATCCTCAAGTTGAAGTCTCTTCTCAGCACCAAGAGGGAGCAGATCGCTACGCTCAGAGCGGTGCTCAAAGCCAACAAGCAG ACAGCCGAGGTAGCCCTGGCCAACCTGAAGAGCAAATATGACAGCGAGAAGGCCATGGTGACCGAGACCATGATGAAACTCCGCAATGAACTCAAGGCTTTAAAAGAAGACGCTGCCACCTTCTCCTCCCTCAGGGCCATGTTTGCGTCAAG GTGCGACGAGTACGTGACCCAACTGGACGACATGCAGCGGCAGCTGGCGGCGGCCGAGGATGAGAAGAAGACCTTGAACTCTCTGTTACGAATGGCCATCCAGCAGAAACTGGCCCTCACCCAGCGTCTGGAGGACCTGGAGTTTGACCACGAGCAGGCGCGCCGCAACACAGCCACGCTTGCCGGCGGGAAAGGCAAGACCAAGGGCAAAGGCGCCTCCTCCGGTCATCAC TGA
- the card19 gene encoding caspase recruitment domain family, member 19 isoform X2, whose product MGDSFYDQLTEDGAFLRAERRLDTESVDKIILQLNRIYPQILTDKEATKFRKLDVPTGVRLGELLVHLQAKGEEACREFYRALHLHVEDVYYSLPTRLRLRDSADPFTYPTSAYKQRHVMNDKGPLFFLGCFSLALGMAVVYYYGEDRMTGGSRALGMAALGLKRKAREVLVWYTEESLMK is encoded by the exons ATGGGAG ACAGCTTCTATGATCAGCTGACAGAAGATGGCGCCTTCCTCAGGGCTGAGAGGAGACTGGACACGGAATCGGTGGACAAAATCATCCTGCAGCTCAACAGAATCTACCCTCAAATACTCACAGACAAGGAGGCCACCAAG TTCCGAAAGCTGGACGTACCCACTGGTGTCCGCCTGGGCGAGCTCCTAGTACACCTGCAAGCAAAAGGCGAAGAAGCATGCAGGGAATTTTACAGGGCACTTCACCTACATGTAGAGGATGTGTACTACAGCTTGCCAACACGCCTACGCCTCAGAG ATTCTGCTGATCCGTTCACTTATCCTACAAGTGCCTACAAACAGAGACACGTTATGAACGACAAAG GCCCTCTCTTCTTCCTCGGCTGTTTCAGTCTTGCACTTGGAATGGCAGTAGTCTATTACTATGGCG AAGACAGGATGACGGGAGGGAGCCGGGCCCTTGGCATGGCGGCACTGGGTTTGAAACGAAAAGCCCGCGAGGTTCTCGTATGGTACACCGAAGAAAGCCTAATGAAGTAA
- the card19 gene encoding caspase recruitment domain family, member 19 isoform X1 yields the protein MGDSFYDQLTEDGAFLRAERRLDTESVDKIILQLNRIYPQILTDKEATKFRKLDVPTGVRLGELLVHLQAKGEEACREFYRALHLHVEDVYYSLPTRLRLRDSADPFTYPTSAYKQRHVMNDKGKMTEICVMRSNLHCGHVCMYIFPGPLFFLGCFSLALGMAVVYYYGEDRMTGGSRALGMAALGLKRKAREVLVWYTEESLMK from the exons ATGGGAG ACAGCTTCTATGATCAGCTGACAGAAGATGGCGCCTTCCTCAGGGCTGAGAGGAGACTGGACACGGAATCGGTGGACAAAATCATCCTGCAGCTCAACAGAATCTACCCTCAAATACTCACAGACAAGGAGGCCACCAAG TTCCGAAAGCTGGACGTACCCACTGGTGTCCGCCTGGGCGAGCTCCTAGTACACCTGCAAGCAAAAGGCGAAGAAGCATGCAGGGAATTTTACAGGGCACTTCACCTACATGTAGAGGATGTGTACTACAGCTTGCCAACACGCCTACGCCTCAGAG ATTCTGCTGATCCGTTCACTTATCCTACAAGTGCCTACAAACAGAGACACGTTATGAACGACAAAGGTAAGATGACTGAAATATGTGTGATGCGTTCAAACCTACATTGTGGTCACGTGTGTATGTATATCTTTCCAGGCCCTCTCTTCTTCCTCGGCTGTTTCAGTCTTGCACTTGGAATGGCAGTAGTCTATTACTATGGCG AAGACAGGATGACGGGAGGGAGCCGGGCCCTTGGCATGGCGGCACTGGGTTTGAAACGAAAAGCCCGCGAGGTTCTCGTATGGTACACCGAAGAAAGCCTAATGAAGTAA